The proteins below come from a single Limnobaculum xujianqingii genomic window:
- a CDS encoding Gfo/Idh/MocA family protein: MSQLRIGVAGLGGIAQKAYLPILSRTENWALVGAFSPNQQKARVICDSYRIPCFSSLSELAHHCDAVFVHSNTASHFQVVSELLKLGVHVYVDKPLAETLEQSEQLIELAHRQRKTLMVGFNRRFAPLYQQLKQNMAQASSLRMDKHRTNSVGPNDVSFTMLDDYLHVVDTALWLAGQEAGLMSEQLLVNQQKQMLYAEHHFRCGNTIVTTSMHRQAGSQRESIQAVTSGAVYLVEDMRRWQSESVRGIVELPAPGWQTMLEQRGFDGAIRHFIEAVSNQTQAETSGEQAIYAQRIVEQLLQSHSE; this comes from the coding sequence ATGTCTCAATTACGTATTGGCGTTGCCGGGCTGGGTGGTATTGCCCAAAAAGCTTATTTACCGATACTCAGTCGTACTGAAAATTGGGCACTGGTTGGGGCTTTTTCACCAAATCAACAAAAGGCCAGAGTGATTTGCGATAGCTACCGCATTCCTTGCTTCTCCAGCCTGTCTGAACTGGCTCACCATTGTGATGCGGTTTTTGTTCACAGTAATACAGCCAGCCACTTTCAGGTTGTTAGTGAACTGCTAAAGCTGGGAGTTCATGTCTATGTGGATAAGCCGCTGGCAGAAACTCTGGAGCAATCCGAACAGTTGATTGAACTAGCCCATCGGCAGCGAAAAACGTTGATGGTAGGATTTAACCGACGCTTTGCGCCCTTGTATCAGCAGCTTAAGCAGAATATGGCTCAGGCTTCTTCTCTGCGTATGGATAAGCATCGCACTAACAGTGTAGGGCCAAATGATGTGAGTTTTACCATGCTGGATGATTACCTGCATGTGGTTGATACCGCACTCTGGTTAGCTGGTCAGGAAGCCGGGCTAATGAGTGAACAGCTGTTGGTTAATCAGCAAAAACAGATGTTGTATGCCGAGCACCATTTCCGCTGTGGAAATACTATCGTTACCACCAGTATGCACCGACAGGCGGGTAGTCAGCGGGAAAGCATACAGGCAGTCACCTCCGGAGCGGTTTATCTGGTCGAGGATATGCGCCGCTGGCAGAGTGAAAGTGTGCGGGGAATAGTTGAATTACCGGCCCCCGGCTGGCAAACCATGCTAGAACAACGTGGTTTTGACGGTGCAATTCGCCATTTTATTGAGGCGGTAAGCAATCAGACTCAGGCAGAAACCTCTGGCGAACAAGCGATTTACGCCCAGCGGATTGTAGAACAACTTCTGCAGAGCCACAGTGAGTAA
- a CDS encoding serine hydrolase domain-containing protein yields MQRSLDRVIEEAIWPEAGLTPTIVGTVVLVSQCGKRLYQRAAGYADRENQIPMMMDTPFRLSSVTKSFVTAAAGVLLEQGRIGLDDPITKWLPDFTPSLPDGSQPDITIAHLLSHSAGLNYGFSEEPDGPYHQSGVSDGLDISGLTLEENLRRIASAPLLYPPGTSIQYSVATDVLGAVIAQVCATNLADAIRQLVTEPLGIINSGFIVSEPERLAVPYVNSSPEPRKMEADEWLVDPEAGIAGGIHFSPGRALESGEFFSGGAGMVGTAEDVERLLQVFRTGGHPLFGKQTLNQLLTDRAGDLEFNPGWGFASSWQVLRDPLLANSPQSPGTIGWGGVYGHSWFIDFEQDLSVVVMTNTSLEGLFGEFIEDIRDAVYMALLAKAS; encoded by the coding sequence ATGCAGCGTTCTTTAGATAGAGTCATTGAAGAAGCCATTTGGCCAGAAGCGGGCCTGACGCCAACTATCGTTGGTACAGTGGTATTAGTTTCACAATGCGGAAAACGATTATATCAACGAGCCGCCGGATATGCCGATCGGGAAAACCAAATCCCGATGATGATGGATACGCCGTTTCGCTTGTCATCCGTCACTAAATCTTTTGTAACGGCGGCTGCAGGTGTGCTGCTGGAACAGGGGCGAATCGGGCTGGATGATCCTATTACTAAATGGTTGCCTGATTTTACCCCCTCTTTACCGGATGGTAGCCAGCCGGATATTACTATTGCTCACCTGCTTTCTCACTCTGCCGGATTAAATTATGGTTTTTCTGAAGAGCCAGATGGCCCTTATCATCAGTCAGGCGTTTCAGACGGACTGGATATCTCCGGGTTGACGCTGGAAGAGAATCTTCGACGCATAGCCAGTGCACCATTACTGTACCCACCAGGAACATCAATACAATATTCAGTGGCAACCGATGTTTTAGGGGCAGTGATTGCTCAGGTATGCGCTACTAATCTGGCAGATGCTATCCGTCAGTTGGTCACGGAACCATTAGGTATCATCAACAGCGGCTTTATAGTTTCCGAACCAGAACGGCTTGCCGTGCCTTATGTTAATAGCTCGCCTGAACCAAGAAAAATGGAAGCAGACGAATGGCTGGTTGATCCAGAGGCTGGTATTGCCGGTGGTATTCATTTTTCTCCTGGCAGGGCGCTGGAATCAGGAGAGTTTTTCTCTGGTGGTGCAGGTATGGTGGGTACCGCCGAAGATGTTGAACGGCTATTACAGGTATTTCGAACCGGAGGTCATCCGCTGTTTGGTAAACAGACGCTGAATCAACTATTAACCGACCGGGCTGGAGATTTGGAGTTCAACCCGGGTTGGGGCTTTGCTTCCAGCTGGCAGGTATTAAGAGATCCGCTATTGGCTAACTCTCCGCAATCGCCAGGTACTATTGGTTGGGGAGGCGTATACGGTCATAGTTGGTTTATCGATTTTGAGCAGGATCTCAGCGTAGTGGTGATGACCAATACATCCCTGGAGGGACTATTTGGGGAATTTATTGAAGACATTCGTGATGCGGTTTATATGGCCCTGCTGGCGAAGGCATCCTGA
- a CDS encoding LemA family protein, which translates to MLELWIPLGIIVLVIIIGIVIYNGIVSRMNAVARAWADVVVQERQKNNIILDLEKIAAQYSQYESSIMAKVTELRTSLNRLNTEDMDLATLSETRTKTSSLLSGLYAVAENYPDLKASSLYNNVMAEISEQQENIGAAIRIFNQNVEDFNNGIEVIPNSLINSMFNKKRKLKTFSDAQAESGFEYRPDIH; encoded by the coding sequence ATGTTAGAGCTATGGATCCCTTTAGGCATCATCGTACTGGTGATTATTATTGGTATCGTGATTTATAACGGTATCGTTAGTCGGATGAACGCCGTCGCCCGCGCCTGGGCTGATGTGGTGGTTCAGGAACGGCAAAAGAACAATATTATTCTCGATCTGGAGAAGATTGCTGCTCAATACAGCCAGTATGAGTCATCCATTATGGCTAAAGTCACCGAACTGCGTACTTCACTGAATCGCCTGAATACCGAAGATATGGATCTGGCAACGCTGTCAGAAACCCGAACCAAAACCAGCAGTTTGCTAAGTGGTTTGTATGCCGTAGCAGAAAACTACCCGGACCTGAAAGCTTCATCACTGTATAACAATGTGATGGCTGAAATTTCAGAACAGCAGGAAAATATTGGCGCTGCTATCCGCATCTTTAACCAGAATGTGGAAGACTTTAATAACGGCATCGAAGTGATACCTAATTCTCTGATTAACAGCATGTTTAATAAGAAGAGAAAACTGAAGACGTTTAGTGATGCGCAGGCTGAGAGTGGGTTTGAGTATCGGCCGGATATACACTGA
- a CDS encoding GFA family protein: MLKGSCLCGAVTYQLDEPINQLFFCHCSKCRKATGTAFNSAALIHSDKFTLLTGKESLKSFSSTPGVHRIFCGDCGSPLYSARDNQPEAYRLRIGTLDTPINPTEKMHIFTASKAEWEDLCDDNPKFEERP; this comes from the coding sequence ATGTTAAAAGGCAGTTGCCTGTGTGGCGCAGTAACTTATCAATTAGATGAACCCATTAATCAGCTGTTTTTCTGTCACTGCTCTAAGTGTCGTAAAGCAACCGGAACGGCGTTTAATTCCGCGGCACTGATTCATTCTGACAAATTCACTCTGCTGACCGGCAAAGAAAGTTTAAAAAGCTTTTCTTCTACTCCGGGAGTTCATCGTATTTTCTGCGGCGATTGCGGTTCTCCGCTCTACAGCGCCAGAGATAATCAACCCGAAGCCTATCGCCTGCGGATAGGAACACTGGACACGCCAATTAATCCTACAGAGAAAATGCATATTTTCACTGCGTCAAAAGCAGAGTGGGAAGATCTCTGTGATGATAATCCAAAGTTTGAAGAGCGGCCTTAA
- the rlmF gene encoding 23S rRNA (adenine(1618)-N(6))-methyltransferase RlmF: MTPSKKPFPTQKSELHPRNLHRQRYDFPALIASCPELAPFVSPNKYGDLSVNFSDPAAVKMLNKALLKHFYRIEQWDIPAGYLCPPIPGRADYIHYLADILAQNNGGQVPRGNAVHALDIGVGANAIYPIIGHISYGWKFVGTDIDPVSVSSARLLAEVNRNLSKALDIRLQKEAERIFSGIIKPTDRFDITLCNPPFHAFAQEAEAVNLKKQRNLGHLKNDNKPVLNFGGKNHELWCEGGEEQFVRQMAQESATFAQQSLWFTTLVSKKTTLPILYHALRYAGATEIKTIDMAQGQKASRIVAWTFLSDEQQAQWAATHWQKA, encoded by the coding sequence ATGACGCCATCTAAAAAGCCGTTTCCGACGCAAAAATCAGAATTGCACCCGCGTAACCTGCATCGCCAACGCTATGACTTCCCTGCGCTGATAGCCAGCTGCCCCGAACTTGCCCCTTTTGTATCACCCAATAAGTATGGCGATCTTTCGGTCAATTTTTCCGATCCTGCTGCGGTAAAAATGCTGAATAAAGCGCTGTTAAAACACTTTTATCGTATTGAACAGTGGGATATTCCGGCTGGTTATCTTTGTCCGCCAATTCCCGGTCGGGCTGACTATATTCACTATCTGGCAGATATTCTGGCGCAAAATAATGGCGGGCAAGTACCGCGCGGTAATGCGGTTCATGCGTTGGATATTGGCGTTGGGGCTAATGCCATCTACCCGATTATTGGTCATATCAGCTATGGCTGGAAATTTGTAGGCACCGATATCGACCCGGTATCAGTTAGCAGCGCCAGGCTACTGGCAGAAGTCAATCGTAATCTCTCTAAAGCATTGGATATTCGCCTGCAAAAAGAGGCTGAGCGCATTTTCAGCGGCATAATTAAACCCACTGACCGGTTTGATATTACTCTGTGTAATCCTCCATTCCACGCTTTCGCGCAGGAAGCTGAAGCAGTTAACCTGAAAAAGCAGCGTAATCTGGGCCATCTAAAAAATGACAATAAACCAGTACTCAATTTCGGCGGTAAAAATCATGAGCTTTGGTGCGAAGGGGGAGAAGAACAGTTCGTGCGCCAAATGGCACAGGAAAGCGCGACCTTTGCTCAACAGAGCCTGTGGTTTACCACGCTGGTATCTAAAAAAACCACTCTACCTATTCTGTATCACGCCCTGCGTTATGCTGGCGCTACTGAGATAAAAACCATCGATATGGCCCAGGGGCAGAAGGCCAGCCGTATTGTGGCATGGACCTTTTTATCCGATGAACAACAAGCGCAATGGGCTGCAACCCACTGGCAAAAGGCCTGA
- a CDS encoding DMT family transporter, producing the protein MQDKSVFFTQKHVVYLTAAFCCLLWGSAYPAIKMGYALLNITADDIPSQILFAGYRFTLAGLVLLALAAMTGKPLARMNRTQFGQLTLLGLTQTTIQYIFFYVGLSAVSGANGSIINATGTFFSVIMAHFIYKNDRISMNKLLGCLFGFAGVLIVNFNGSLMDFHFTLRGEGLVMLAAFILSATSIYGKRISQTMEPGVMTGYQLTIGGVVLTVVGFLCGGSLTGFDLTSVLLLAYMVLLSSMAFSLWSILLKYNRVGMVVPFNFLIPVSGTALSALLLKENIFQWKYAVALVLVCTGIYLVNRVKKIT; encoded by the coding sequence GTGCAGGACAAAAGCGTATTCTTCACTCAAAAGCATGTTGTTTACCTGACGGCTGCCTTTTGCTGCCTGCTTTGGGGTAGCGCCTATCCGGCAATTAAAATGGGCTATGCCCTGCTGAATATTACTGCTGATGATATTCCCTCACAGATCCTGTTTGCCGGTTATCGTTTCACCCTGGCAGGACTGGTGTTATTGGCGCTGGCGGCCATGACGGGTAAACCTCTTGCCCGCATGAATCGAACCCAGTTTGGGCAGTTAACCCTACTGGGGCTCACTCAAACCACTATCCAATATATCTTTTTCTACGTTGGTCTCTCTGCGGTTTCAGGCGCTAACGGTTCAATTATTAACGCTACCGGCACCTTTTTCAGCGTTATCATGGCACACTTTATTTATAAGAATGACCGCATCTCAATGAATAAACTTTTGGGCTGCCTGTTTGGATTTGCCGGTGTGCTGATTGTGAACTTCAACGGAAGCCTGATGGATTTTCACTTCACCCTCAGAGGAGAAGGGCTGGTGATGCTGGCGGCTTTTATTTTATCCGCCACCAGCATTTATGGCAAACGAATTTCCCAAACTATGGAACCCGGCGTGATGACCGGTTACCAGCTAACTATTGGCGGCGTGGTTCTGACTGTAGTTGGCTTCCTGTGTGGTGGCAGTTTAACCGGCTTTGACTTAACCTCGGTTCTGCTATTGGCCTATATGGTGCTGCTTTCCTCTATGGCCTTCTCACTCTGGAGCATTCTGCTGAAGTATAACCGCGTAGGAATGGTAGTTCCGTTTAACTTCCTTATTCCGGTATCCGGCACCGCGTTATCAGCGCTGTTACTGAAAGAGAACATTTTTCAATGGAAGTATGCTGTGGCGCTGGTACTGGTTTGTACCGGTATTTATCTGGTCAACCGGGTGAAAAAAATCACCTGA
- a CDS encoding LemA family protein, whose product MNSLIALVIVVVLALLIVRYLVVLYNKIVTLKNYVEKSFANIDVLLKQRADEIPELIKVAEKVMTHQSELFIQLAQLRNRYLTSRKTEEKVQSTNQTDTLLQQIFMLAENYPELKAIHNLTALQQRISLLENRIADRREFFNQSVMLYNIGIQEFPNIILAKLLGYQSRSLLNITEGEKQYAGITL is encoded by the coding sequence ATGAACTCACTGATTGCATTAGTTATTGTTGTAGTGCTGGCTCTACTGATAGTTCGTTATCTGGTGGTGCTGTATAACAAAATTGTCACGCTCAAAAACTATGTAGAAAAATCCTTCGCCAATATTGATGTACTGCTAAAACAGCGGGCCGATGAGATCCCGGAACTGATTAAAGTAGCAGAAAAGGTAATGACACATCAAAGCGAGCTGTTTATTCAGTTAGCGCAGTTACGCAACCGTTATCTGACCAGTCGAAAAACCGAAGAAAAAGTTCAGTCGACCAACCAAACCGATACGCTGCTTCAACAAATTTTTATGCTGGCAGAAAACTACCCGGAATTAAAAGCGATACACAATCTAACCGCATTACAGCAGCGTATCTCCCTGCTGGAAAATCGCATCGCCGATCGCCGGGAGTTTTTTAACCAAAGCGTAATGTTATATAACATTGGCATTCAGGAATTTCCCAATATCATTCTGGCCAAACTGCTGGGTTACCAAAGCCGCTCATTATTGAACATCACCGAGGGAGAGAAGCAATATGCTGGAATTACCCTTTGA
- a CDS encoding M20 aminoacylase family protein, with protein sequence MIEQKVREYETLLQDIRHQIHENPELGLEEIKTSNLVAEKLTEWGYEVHRGMATTGVIGTLRVGDGKKTLGIRADMDALPIHEASGKPWSSKIANRMHACGHDGHTTMLLGAAKYLAESRRFNGTLHLIFQPAEEMINGGEIMVKEGLFEQFPCDAIFAMHNMPGFPTGQFLFQPGAFMASMDQYQVVIKGCGGHGAMPHKAIDPVVVASYITTALQSIVSRNVDPLEAAVITVGSIVAGEAANVIPDTAVMKLSVRSLSRPTRELLLKRIPELVKAQAESFGATADVNHLNGTPVLVNQEEMTQFAWQVAKQQFGEERALYGAKPLMGSEDFAFMLDANPNGCYLIVGNGDKGEGSCMVHNPGYDFNDKCLVPGSTYWCALTEAYLK encoded by the coding sequence ATGATTGAACAGAAAGTTCGTGAATATGAAACCCTGTTGCAGGATATTCGTCATCAGATTCATGAAAATCCTGAACTGGGTCTGGAAGAGATTAAAACCAGCAACCTGGTTGCAGAAAAATTAACTGAATGGGGCTATGAAGTTCATCGTGGTATGGCAACCACTGGCGTTATTGGTACCTTAAGAGTTGGTGACGGTAAAAAGACTCTGGGTATTCGTGCCGATATGGATGCACTTCCTATTCATGAAGCCAGCGGTAAGCCCTGGTCCAGTAAAATTGCTAACAGAATGCACGCCTGCGGTCATGATGGGCATACCACTATGCTGTTGGGAGCGGCTAAATATCTGGCAGAAAGCCGTCGATTTAACGGTACGTTACATCTGATTTTCCAGCCTGCGGAAGAGATGATTAACGGTGGTGAAATCATGGTGAAAGAGGGGCTATTTGAGCAATTTCCTTGCGATGCCATTTTTGCCATGCACAACATGCCAGGTTTCCCGACCGGGCAATTCCTGTTTCAGCCGGGCGCGTTTATGGCCTCGATGGACCAGTATCAGGTTGTTATTAAGGGTTGCGGTGGACATGGGGCCATGCCTCATAAAGCCATCGACCCGGTAGTGGTTGCCTCTTATATCACCACCGCGCTACAAAGCATCGTGTCACGTAATGTTGACCCATTGGAAGCAGCAGTAATCACTGTTGGCAGCATTGTTGCCGGTGAAGCGGCTAACGTTATTCCCGATACGGCGGTGATGAAACTCAGCGTTCGTTCCCTGAGTCGTCCTACCCGTGAGCTGTTGCTAAAACGAATTCCTGAACTGGTGAAAGCACAGGCTGAAAGTTTTGGCGCTACGGCGGATGTCAATCACCTTAACGGCACTCCTGTATTAGTGAATCAGGAAGAGATGACCCAGTTTGCCTGGCAAGTAGCTAAGCAGCAGTTTGGCGAAGAGCGTGCCCTGTATGGCGCAAAACCGCTAATGGGCAGTGAGGATTTTGCTTTCATGCTGGATGCTAATCCAAATGGTTGCTATTTGATTGTGGGGAATGGTGATAAAGGCGAGGGTTCCTGCATGGTGCATAACCCTGGTTATGATTTTAACGATAAGTGTCTGGTGCCGGGCAGTACTTACTGGTGCGCTCTGACTGAAGCTTATCTGAAATAA
- a CDS encoding MFS transporter, with amino-acid sequence MADTLTSAASEEVAAAKPEKKVSGRRVIFASAFGNALEFFDFGVYNFFVVYIGVLFFPPTSDPNIGLLLAFATFGVSFFMRPLGGILIGAYADRFGRKPAMVLTISLMSLGTLLIGIAPTYASAGYWGTITLVLARLIQGVAAGGEVGASMSMLVESAPANRRGFYSSWALATQGLATTFGGLVALSLSAYLPVITNSPDVMSEWGWRVPFFIGVALAPIGCWLRLSLENDMPHPRAAKTQAAVVRESAVKLLAQHIRVIIIGILLTIGSTVATYISLYYYGTYAAKYLKMDQNYAYAAMLLAGILTFVGGLLVGVLSDHVGRKKLVVISRTVILLFAYPSFWLLVNYPEPAVLLSVVFVMVCFTTLGAVPVMLVISELLPKRIRALGFALVYSVGVAIFGGFAQFFATQSIVWLDSLTAPAWYLGGATLLSMLALPFFKDPKHLEE; translated from the coding sequence ATGGCAGATACATTAACTTCAGCCGCCTCAGAAGAGGTTGCGGCCGCTAAACCAGAAAAGAAGGTTAGCGGTCGACGCGTTATCTTTGCTTCGGCATTTGGTAATGCTTTAGAGTTTTTTGATTTTGGGGTGTACAACTTTTTCGTGGTGTATATCGGGGTCCTGTTTTTCCCGCCGACCAGCGATCCTAATATCGGACTATTACTGGCTTTTGCCACCTTCGGCGTTAGCTTTTTCATGCGTCCTTTAGGGGGCATTCTGATTGGGGCTTATGCCGACCGTTTTGGTCGTAAACCGGCCATGGTACTGACGATTTCATTAATGAGTCTGGGTACCTTACTGATTGGTATTGCGCCTACTTATGCCAGTGCGGGTTATTGGGGAACTATCACTCTGGTGCTGGCCCGTTTAATTCAGGGTGTTGCAGCGGGTGGTGAAGTGGGGGCCTCCATGTCTATGCTGGTGGAGTCGGCTCCGGCTAATCGCCGTGGTTTCTACAGTAGCTGGGCATTAGCAACTCAGGGACTGGCTACCACGTTTGGTGGTCTGGTGGCATTAAGTTTGAGCGCTTATTTACCAGTCATAACTAACTCACCCGATGTGATGTCTGAGTGGGGATGGCGTGTGCCATTCTTTATTGGTGTGGCTTTGGCACCTATTGGTTGCTGGCTACGTTTGAGTCTGGAAAATGATATGCCGCATCCAAGAGCCGCCAAAACTCAGGCGGCCGTGGTGCGTGAAAGTGCCGTGAAGCTACTGGCGCAGCATATCCGGGTGATTATCATTGGTATTTTGCTGACTATTGGCAGCACGGTGGCGACCTATATCTCTCTTTACTATTACGGTACCTATGCCGCGAAGTACCTGAAGATGGACCAGAACTATGCTTATGCGGCCATGCTGCTAGCCGGCATATTAACCTTTGTTGGTGGCCTGTTAGTGGGGGTGCTAAGCGATCATGTGGGCCGGAAGAAGCTGGTGGTGATTTCCCGAACGGTGATTCTGTTGTTTGCTTATCCGTCATTCTGGTTGCTGGTAAATTACCCTGAACCTGCAGTTTTACTCTCGGTAGTATTTGTGATGGTGTGTTTCACTACGCTGGGAGCCGTACCGGTAATGTTGGTTATCTCTGAATTACTACCAAAGCGTATTCGGGCGCTGGGGTTTGCGCTGGTTTACAGCGTTGGGGTGGCTATTTTTGGTGGTTTTGCTCAGTTTTTTGCTACCCAGTCCATTGTCTGGTTAGACAGTCTGACCGCTCCGGCGTGGTATTTGGGCGGCGCAACATTACTTTCTATGCTGGCATTGCCATTCTTTAAAGATCCAAAACATCTGGAAGAGTAA
- a CDS encoding EamA family transporter encodes MTTFLFLSVLTAALLHAGWNAMVKFGSDRFLGVTLVAVFSGVVAVIGLFFVDFPAAESLPWLALSMLFHTGYCLFLSRAYASGDLGQVYPIARGSAPMLAALLSWVILSEVPPFLGMVGAMLLVSGVLLMAISGRRSASKMSGQTLLYALITAMFTACYTLSDGAGSRASLNPVAYTLWLFAINGVIMAFIFYLKYKSSSWDKIKRHWRPGTVGGIMSLLSYGIVIWAMSQAPIALVAALRETSVLFAMVISVYFLKEPLNKMRILAGLVIVTGVIMTRLG; translated from the coding sequence ATGACCACCTTTCTGTTTCTGTCGGTTCTGACTGCGGCATTGCTTCATGCCGGATGGAACGCGATGGTCAAATTCGGCAGTGACCGTTTTCTTGGTGTTACTTTAGTTGCGGTATTTTCTGGTGTTGTTGCAGTAATAGGACTGTTTTTCGTCGATTTCCCTGCGGCAGAATCATTACCTTGGTTAGCCTTATCTATGCTGTTTCACACTGGATACTGTCTGTTTCTCAGTCGGGCTTATGCCAGTGGTGATTTGGGGCAGGTTTATCCAATCGCCCGGGGCAGTGCGCCAATGCTGGCGGCATTGTTAAGCTGGGTGATTCTCAGTGAAGTTCCACCATTTTTAGGAATGGTAGGAGCCATGTTACTGGTTAGCGGAGTATTGCTAATGGCTATCTCCGGCAGGCGAAGTGCATCAAAGATGAGCGGACAAACATTGCTCTATGCGCTAATTACCGCGATGTTTACCGCATGCTATACCCTGTCGGACGGAGCAGGTTCTCGCGCCAGTTTGAATCCGGTAGCCTATACCCTATGGTTGTTTGCCATTAATGGCGTCATTATGGCGTTTATCTTTTACTTGAAATATAAATCTTCCAGCTGGGATAAAATCAAACGACATTGGCGGCCCGGTACCGTTGGCGGCATTATGTCCCTGTTGTCCTATGGCATAGTGATTTGGGCCATGAGTCAGGCTCCTATTGCGCTGGTGGCCGCATTACGTGAAACCAGCGTTCTGTTTGCTATGGTGATATCGGTTTATTTCCTGAAAGAGCCGCTGAATAAAATGCGTATTCTGGCTGGTCTGGTTATTGTTACCGGTGTGATAATGACACGATTAGGATAG